Within the Salinibacterium sp. TMP30 genome, the region ACGTCTGCTACCGCCTGCCACCACTCCTCAAGGGTGTCTGCGGTGCGGCCGAGGGTGAGCCAGCCGTCAGCGAGTTCGACGGCAAGCTTCAGCCCCCGGCGGCCTTCGGCGGCAACTACGAACGGCAAGCGCGGAGATCGTGCCGGGGCGCCGACCATCCGTGCATTCACTGCGGTGAACCAGTCGCCGCTGAAGCTGATGCCACCGCTGCCGGGCTCTTCGAAGCGAAGAAGTTCGTCGAGGCCGCGCACAAATTCTTCAAAACGGGCGTGGCGTTCGCGGGGGCTCAGTTCGGGAACCCCGAGCACGGTTGAATCAAATCCGGTGCCGCCCGAACCAACACCGAGCAAGAAACGACCACCGCTGACATCGTCAAGCGTTGCCAATTCTTTGGCGAAGGTGACGGGATGCCGAAAGTTGGGTGAGGCGACAAAAGTACCGAGCCCAATACGGCTGGTCACACTCGCGGCCGCCGTCAGTGTCGGAACAG harbors:
- a CDS encoding LLM class flavin-dependent oxidoreductase translates to MRHGIVILPQQPWTEAKHRWIQAEELGFDHAWTYDHLSWKSLADEPWHATVPTLTAAASVTSRIGLGTFVASPNFRHPVTFAKELATLDDVSGGRFLLGVGSGGTGFDSTVLGVPELSPRERHARFEEFVRGLDELLRFEEPGSGGISFSGDWFTAVNARMVGAPARSPRLPFVVAAEGRRGLKLAVELADGWLTLGRTADTLEEWWQAVADVSQRLDNTLGEADRASATLDRYLNLDGAPQFSLESVGAWDDAVGRAEALGFTDVIGHWPRADGIYAGDESVLIEIASRFSR